Part of the Cellulomonas hominis genome, GCAGCAGGACGAGGTGGACGCGCAGCTGCGCGCGATCGCCGACGGGCGCGCCGAGCTCGACGAGCAGAGCGCAGCCCTCGAGGACGGCGCCGCGCTGCTCGACCTGTCGCGAGAGATCCGGCTGGTCGCGCAGGACGGCTCCGCCGCTGTCGCCTCGATCTCGTTCGCCGCCGGCCAGTTCGAGTTCGACGCCGACACCCGGGACGCCGTGGTCGGCGTCCTCGACGCAGCGGACCTCGACGGCGCGACGGCGGAGCCGTCCAACGAGATCACCCAGGCCATCCCGAGCGTCATGGGCCCGGGCGAGGTCGTCGGGGTGGTCCTCGCGGGCGTGGTGCTGCTCGTGCTGCTCGGCAGCGCCGTGGCCGCCGCGCTGCCGCTCGCGTCGGCGCTGGTCGGCGTCGGCGTCGGCGTCGCGACCGCCCTGTCGTTCTCGGGCGTGGTCGACATGATGTCGGTGACGTCCGTGCTCGGCGTGATGCTCGGCCTGGCGGTCGGCATCGACTACTCGCTGTTCATCCTCAACCGGCACCGCCGCCAGCTGCGCGACGGCGTCGAGATGGCGGAGTCCATCGGCCTGGCCAACGGCACCGCGGGCAACGCGGTCGTCTTCGCCGGCGCCACCGTGCTCGTCGCCCTGCTCGCCCTGAACGTCACGGGCATCCCGTTCCTCGGCCTCATGGGCACCATCGCGGCGTTCTGCATCCTCGTCGCCGTGCTCGTCGCGATCACCCTCACACCCGCGATGCTCGCGCTCATCGGGCTGCGGGTCCTCCCCCGGCGTCAGCGCGCGACGGTCGGCCACGAGGAGCCGGAGCCGGTCCCCTCCACCCCCATGCGGACGCCGCGCGCGGTCCTCACCCTGGTGGGCGGCCTCGTGGTGCTGCTCGTCGTCGCCGTCCCGGCCCTGTCCCTGCGGCTCGGGCTGCCGACGGGGGCCGCCGAGGAGCCGGGCTCGTCCCAGTACCAGGCGTACGCGATCACCGCGGAGAAGTTCGGCGCCGGCGTCAACGGCCCGCTGCTCGTGGTCGCGGACCTGCCGTCGGCGGTTGCCGAGGACGAGGTGGCCGGCATGCAGGTGCGCATCGGCCAGGCCCTCGCCGCGCACGACGACGTGGTCGCCGTCGCCCCCATCGGGTCGAACGAGGACCGCACCGTGCTCGGATTCCAGGTCGTCCCCGCGGAGGGACCGCAGAGCGAGTCCACCGAGCGGCTGGTTCGCGACCTGCGGGCGTCCTCGCCGCTGGACGGCGACGTGGCGCTCGGCGTCGCCGGATCGACGAGCGCGAACATCGACATCTCCGAGAAGCTCGCCGACGCGCTCCCGGGCTACCTGGCCATCGTGGTGGGGCTGTCACTGATCATCCTCATCATCGTGTTCCGGTCGATCTTCGTGCCGGTCACCGCCACCCTCGGGTTCGTCCTGTCGCTGTTCGCGGCGTTCGGCGGCGTCGTGGCGATCTACCAGTGGGGCTGGCTCGGGTCGGTGTTCGGGGTGCACGACCCCGCACCCGTGCTGAGCTTCCTGCCGATCATCGTCACCGGCATCCTGTTCGGGCTCGCGATGGACTACCAGCTCTTCCTGGTGTCCGGCATGCGCGAGGCGTACGCCCACGGGGTCGACCCGCGGGTCGCGGTGCGCCGCGGCGTGCACGCGGGGCGGGTCGTGGTCACCGCGGCGGCGATCATCATGGCCTCGGTGTTCG contains:
- a CDS encoding MMPL family transporter: MAGLLYRLGRFSARHARAVVGGWIALLALAVTAFLAFGGQLTNAVTIPGTATERVTEHLQDEFPDASGSSGTVVLHTGDDAPFTDRQRAAISAALTEIAALDGVTGVTDPFATTAELADQTARIADGRAQIADGRAQLDAGQAQLDAGRQQLDAARAQVEDQRAAAAAAGALAAVQPQLDAALAALDAQQDEVDAQLRAIADGRAELDEQSAALEDGAALLDLSREIRLVAQDGSAAVASISFAAGQFEFDADTRDAVVGVLDAADLDGATAEPSNEITQAIPSVMGPGEVVGVVLAGVVLLVLLGSAVAAALPLASALVGVGVGVATALSFSGVVDMMSVTSVLGVMLGLAVGIDYSLFILNRHRRQLRDGVEMAESIGLANGTAGNAVVFAGATVLVALLALNVTGIPFLGLMGTIAAFCILVAVLVAITLTPAMLALIGLRVLPRRQRATVGHEEPEPVPSTPMRTPRAVLTLVGGLVVLLVVAVPALSLRLGLPTGAAEEPGSSQYQAYAITAEKFGAGVNGPLLVVADLPSAVAEDEVAGMQVRIGQALAAHDDVVAVAPIGSNEDRTVLGFQVVPAEGPQSESTERLVRDLRASSPLDGDVALGVAGSTSANIDISEKLADALPGYLAIVVGLSLIILIIVFRSIFVPVTATLGFVLSLFAAFGGVVAIYQWGWLGSVFGVHDPAPVLSFLPIIVTGILFGLAMDYQLFLVSGMREAYAHGVDPRVAVRRGVHAGRVVVTAAAIIMASVFAGFIFAESSIIRPLGFGLAFGVLLDAFVVRMLLIPAVMHLAGTWAWWIPKWLDRILPDVDVEGASLERTHPHPTHRTVPSEREPART